A stretch of DNA from Acinetobacter sp. C26M:
GCAAAATAAAGCCAATCAACACCATCACACTGGTAAAAATCGCAATCGGTAAGGCATAAAGCAGATCAACGACAGCGAAGCTTAATTGCAGTTGTGGAATCAGTTGCAACATTAACTGCAATAAACCATAGCCCAAAGCAATCCCAATCAAACTGCCTAATACAACTGACAAGGCACTAACGATTCCAAGCAAAGCCATATAAGCCAATAAAATTTGTCGCTTACTTGCCCCCAAACAACGCATCAATGCAATATGATCTTGATTCTGCTGTACGTAGCGCTGACTGGTTAAGGCAATCGCGATACCACAAAGTAAAATGGTCAATAGATTGGCCAGTTGTAAGAAAGTATCCAAATTTTCAATCGGCTTCATTAAACGAGTATTGGATTGACTGGCATCTCTGAGTTTCAGTGAATTTTGCTCACCTTCAAGTTGTTGATCTGCAGCCTGATCCGTACCCTGCTCATCTTTCTGAGATTGTTTAAAAATCTTTTTATAGGCTTTGATTGGCTCTGGTTCGCCTGCAAGCAGTAGTCGATATTCAATACGACTTCCAACCTGAACTGCATTGGTTTTGGCAATATCGGCGTGGTGAATAATCACTGTTGGAGAGAAACCTGAAAATCCAGTCTCTTGATTAGAATCACGTTCAATAATGCCCGTGACCTTAAACTGCGCATCAGCAATTGCGAGTGGCTCGCCCATTTTTGCATGTAATAAATCCATGGCCCGCTGACTTAACCAAACTTCTCCTGGTTGTATCGCCTGTGCTTTGGGTTGAATCACCAACTGACCACGTAAGGGAAAATTTGCATCTACCGCTTTGACATTCACCATCACAAATTGATCTTGGGTGTGTGCCATTGAACTAAATACGGTCACAGGAGCATACTTTAACTTCAGTTCATCTGCCTGTTGCAGCCAATTCGGCTGAATAGGGTCCTTGTCTGATAGGACTAAATCACCACCCAACATTTCGGCAGCTTGTAATGCCACCGCATTTTGGACTTGAGTATTACTAAACTTGAGCGCTGTAGTTGCACTGATTGCCAAAGACAATGCAATAATCAGCAGATATAAGCCCCCTGTTCGAAAACTTTGTAACAGTAAGGGTTTCAGGACTGAACTCATACCCCCACCTGCAACTTGACGATTTCCTGAATTTGTCCATCAGCGAGTTTGACGTGGCGTTGGCAAAGTGCAGCCAAGTTTTGATCATGGGTGACTAACACTAAGGTTGTACCGAGTTCTTGATTTAAATCAAATAACAGTTGTTCAACCTCTTCCGCAGTTTGTCCATCTAAATTCCCTGTAGGTTCATCTGCAAAAATGATTTTTGGCTCTGCAATTAACGCACGTGCAATCGCAACACGTTGCTGCTCTCCCCCTGAAAGTACTTTCGGCGTTTGCTGCGCTTGTCGAGTCAATCCGACCCTTTCCAACCATGCCAATGCTTTTTGTTCTGCCTGCTTGAAATTAAAGTCTGGTTGCAAACGTAATGGCAACATCACATTTTCCAATGCACTTAACTGCGGCAACAGCTGAAAAGATTGAAAGACAAAGCCAATATTTTCTAAACGAACACGGGCGCGTTGTTCTTCAGTAAGCGTATGAACTGCTTCTCCGCAGACCCATAACTCGCCCAGACTCGGTCGATCCAATGTCGCGAGGATACCTAATAAGGTTGATTTTCCTGAGCCTGAACGTCCTGTAATGGCAATTTGTTCACCTTGATAGATGTCTAAATCAATATCTTTTAAGATGCTGAGACTTTGCTGATTGATTTGAATATTTTGTGTAACTTTTTGGGCAGAGATAATCGGTTGTGGCATGATGTCACGTATCCTTTAGGACAAATTTGAAATACGATGCAAAAATCTAAAGTTATCTGGTCAGTTTCAAAAGCAGTTGGAATCATTGCCATTGCATTGCTCCCAACATTGGTTTCAGCAAAGACTATTTTAATTTTGGGTGATAGCCTGAGCGCAGGTTATGGCATCGATGTAAAACAAGGCTGGGTTCAATTATTACAGCAACGCCTAGACCAACAGTATCCGAAACAGCACAAAGTGGTCAATGCAAGTGTCAGTGGCGAAACCACTAGCGGTGCCTTAGCAAGACTTCCGAAGTTATTGCAAACCTATAAGCCTGAAATCGTGGTCATTGAGCTTGGCGGCAATGATGGATTACGTGGTCAACCGCCACAAATGATTCAAAAGAACCTTGCTCAATTGGTACAACTGAGCCAAAAACAGAAAGCCAATGTTTTACTGTTTGGTATAAAAATACCACCGAATTATGGGACCGCCTATAGCACGGCTTTTGAAAATAATTACAAAATTGTAAGCCAGCAATATAAAGTAAAACTGTTGCCGTTCTTCCTTGAAGGTGTGGCTGGGCAGAAACATTTAATCCAGAATGATCAAATTCACCCCAACGCCAAAGCACAACCGATCATGCTGAATGTGGCTTATCCCTATATCAAAGGCGCCTTATAAGCGCCTGTATAAAAGCTAAAGTTACTTAGCCGATATTTTTCTTAAAATACACCACACGTTCAGTTTCATGAAAACCGAGTGCTCGATGCATTGCATGGCTAATATGATTGTCCAACGCTGCATCTGAAGCAAACTCAGTACATGCAAACTGTTTGGCCCAGATTTCAACCTGCTGAACCAAATCTGTTGCGATACCTGAACGGCGATATTCAGGTAAGACATAAATCCCTTCAAGAAAAGCCACGGGTGAGGTTTGCGTACCATTCACATATTCATATCGAATCGAAGCCTCCAACATGGCAATTGCTTGTTGGCTATCGGTATAAGCCAATAATTGTAAACTATGTGCCTGTGTGATCAGTTGATGCATTTCCTGTAAATGTGTTTCTTCATGATCAGGCCAGAGTAAGCTTCTTAATCGTAGCCAATCCGATAATTGTGATTCAGATATCGGCATAATATTCATAGTGGGGCTGCTTTTTGAGTGAAACACTCAAATTGTATCAATAAAGGATATAAAGCATGAATGATAAAATAATGGCGAGTTTCTCAACTCGCCATTTGCTTTAAAAATCGAAGAAACTGACTTCACCTGTTTCCAGTGAATATTCAGCGCCTACCACAATCATTTTGCCTTTCTCGATCAGACTTTCCAACACCGCTGAACCATGACGTAATTGATTTACTGAAGCAAATACATTGGAACGAACCGCATGAGCTGACAGTTTTTTCAAATCATTTTTTAAATCTGTTTGCATCAAGATTTCAACCGAAGGACGCACACGATTGACAATCGACATCAAATTTGACGATGGCGGCTGTTCAGGGTGCATTAAGGTGTCAATGGTTGCTTGAATCGCACCACAATGACTATGTCCTAATACCACAACCACTGCACAGTCATAACGTTCTGCTGCAAACTCAACACTCCCTACTTGTGAAGGTGCAACAATATTACCTGCAACACGAATCACGAATAGGTCACCTAAGCCTTGGTCAAATACCATTTCCGCAGGTACTCGAGAATCAGAACATCCTAAAACAATCGCAAAAGGATTTTGTTCACTTGCCATTTCGGCACGTTCTTGGTGAGACAATAGTTTTTGTTGAACTGCCTCTCCCTTTACAAAACGAGCATTACCAGCTTTTAAACGTTCTAGGGCTTCTTGAGCGGTGAGCATGCTTAAATCCATCTATGGTTGACATGAGCAAACAGTTTAATGCGCACCTGTTTGAAAGTCACTGACAAAAATAAAAACTCTCGGAGCATTTGCTAATGTTTTCATCAGGGAAATAATGAAAAATTGATGATTTCATTGGCAAGAATTTCCATACAGTTGTAGATTATGCAAATGACT
This window harbors:
- a CDS encoding ABC transporter ATP-binding protein, encoding MPQPIISAQKVTQNIQINQQSLSILKDIDLDIYQGEQIAITGRSGSGKSTLLGILATLDRPSLGELWVCGEAVHTLTEEQRARVRLENIGFVFQSFQLLPQLSALENVMLPLRLQPDFNFKQAEQKALAWLERVGLTRQAQQTPKVLSGGEQQRVAIARALIAEPKIIFADEPTGNLDGQTAEEVEQLLFDLNQELGTTLVLVTHDQNLAALCQRHVKLADGQIQEIVKLQVGV
- a CDS encoding arylesterase, which translates into the protein MQKSKVIWSVSKAVGIIAIALLPTLVSAKTILILGDSLSAGYGIDVKQGWVQLLQQRLDQQYPKQHKVVNASVSGETTSGALARLPKLLQTYKPEIVVIELGGNDGLRGQPPQMIQKNLAQLVQLSQKQKANVLLFGIKIPPNYGTAYSTAFENNYKIVSQQYKVKLLPFFLEGVAGQKHLIQNDQIHPNAKAQPIMLNVAYPYIKGAL
- the aac(6')-I gene encoding AAC(6')-Ighjkrstuvwx family aminoglycoside N-acetyltransferase, with the translated sequence MNIMPISESQLSDWLRLRSLLWPDHEETHLQEMHQLITQAHSLQLLAYTDSQQAIAMLEASIRYEYVNGTQTSPVAFLEGIYVLPEYRRSGIATDLVQQVEIWAKQFACTEFASDAALDNHISHAMHRALGFHETERVVYFKKNIG
- a CDS encoding carbonic anhydrase; translated protein: MLTAQEALERLKAGNARFVKGEAVQQKLLSHQERAEMASEQNPFAIVLGCSDSRVPAEMVFDQGLGDLFVIRVAGNIVAPSQVGSVEFAAERYDCAVVVVLGHSHCGAIQATIDTLMHPEQPPSSNLMSIVNRVRPSVEILMQTDLKNDLKKLSAHAVRSNVFASVNQLRHGSAVLESLIEKGKMIVVGAEYSLETGEVSFFDF